One segment of Ascidiaceihabitans donghaensis DNA contains the following:
- a CDS encoding lysophospholipid acyltransferase family protein, giving the protein MVQWLRSLVFVVQGAVAMLVLGIVFAPWAIFSPVGARTACKTYCRWIFWTARWMIGLTTEVRGPVPTDEVVIAAKHQSFLDIMMIFYAVPVPKFIMKRELLWTPIIGIYAKRLGCVPVARGKRGAAIAKMVADVKAGRAMPGQLIIYSQGTRVKPGVKVPYKVGSAVLYQQLEQPCVPAATNAGLFWPKGGILRKPGHAVVEFLPTIAPGVSRDAFMAELEEVVETNSDRLMQDAGFKPNAIRQ; this is encoded by the coding sequence ATGGTTCAATGGCTGCGGTCTTTGGTGTTTGTGGTGCAAGGCGCCGTCGCAATGCTGGTGCTGGGAATAGTATTCGCGCCTTGGGCAATATTCAGCCCCGTGGGTGCACGAACGGCCTGTAAAACCTATTGCCGTTGGATTTTCTGGACAGCACGTTGGATGATCGGACTGACGACCGAAGTGCGGGGCCCCGTGCCCACAGACGAGGTCGTTATCGCTGCTAAACATCAGTCTTTCCTGGACATCATGATGATTTTTTATGCGGTGCCGGTGCCAAAATTTATCATGAAGCGCGAACTGTTATGGACGCCGATCATCGGGATTTACGCCAAGCGTCTGGGGTGTGTGCCAGTGGCACGTGGCAAACGCGGGGCCGCCATTGCCAAAATGGTAGCTGACGTGAAAGCCGGACGCGCTATGCCCGGCCAGTTGATTATCTACAGTCAGGGCACACGCGTGAAACCAGGTGTAAAAGTGCCCTATAAAGTAGGATCTGCGGTTTTGTACCAACAGCTGGAACAACCCTGCGTGCCTGCTGCCACCAATGCTGGCTTGTTCTGGCCGAAGGGTGGGATTTTGCGCAAACCTGGCCATGCTGTTGTGGAGTTTCTTCCCACCATCGCACCCGGCGTGTCGCGGGATGCTTTCATGGCCGAACTCGAGGAGGTTGTGGAAACCAATTCTGATCGCTTGATGCAAGACGCGGGGTTTAAACCGAATGCAATTCGTCAATGA
- a CDS encoding cell division protein FtsX, protein MKVDFKLVGALIAGDTQADRIVPPTGFTAQLTLFAAGAMAFLAVFALALSLAAGRLAERWGDELARTSTIRIVAPVGQVDAQTDAALAVLSTTAGVASARALTDEEQEALLAPWFGADLQLDSLPVPRLIEVIEAASGFDANGLRLRLSAEVPGAFLDDHTRWRAPLVEAASRLRLLGWVALVLIATAVAAMVTLAANAALAANAQVIAVLRLVGATDRYISQAFVRRFTLRALVGSVIGMVLGMIAVVLLPSSGDASGFLTGLGFQGMSWLVPLFVPVLTAGVALMATAFASRRALEALS, encoded by the coding sequence GTGAAGGTTGATTTCAAACTTGTCGGCGCATTGATCGCAGGAGACACGCAAGCCGACCGTATTGTGCCGCCCACAGGCTTCACAGCGCAGCTGACGCTTTTTGCAGCAGGGGCGATGGCGTTTTTGGCCGTTTTCGCACTGGCTTTGTCTTTGGCGGCCGGGCGTTTGGCCGAACGCTGGGGGGACGAACTGGCGCGGACATCGACAATACGCATCGTCGCACCTGTGGGCCAAGTGGATGCACAAACGGACGCGGCCTTAGCGGTTCTAAGCACAACGGCAGGGGTCGCGTCTGCGCGTGCCTTGACGGATGAGGAACAAGAGGCGCTGCTTGCGCCTTGGTTTGGGGCGGATTTGCAATTGGACAGCCTGCCGGTGCCGCGTTTGATTGAGGTGATTGAAGCGGCAAGCGGCTTTGATGCAAATGGATTGCGCTTGCGATTAAGTGCTGAGGTGCCGGGCGCGTTTCTGGATGACCATACCCGCTGGCGCGCACCTTTGGTAGAAGCCGCATCGCGATTGCGGTTGTTGGGATGGGTGGCTTTGGTTTTGATTGCTACAGCCGTCGCAGCGATGGTGACCCTTGCTGCGAATGCGGCCCTTGCCGCCAATGCGCAAGTGATCGCGGTGTTGCGCCTTGTGGGCGCGACAGACCGATACATTTCGCAAGCCTTCGTGCGTCGGTTCACATTACGGGCTTTGGTTGGTAGCGTGATTGGCATGGTTTTGGGCATGATTGCAGTTGTTCTATTGCCGTCGTCAGGGGATGCGTCAGGCTTTTTGACCGGCCTCGGATTTCAGGGCATGTCATGGTTGGTGCCACTCTTTGTGCCTGTTCTTACTGCCGGGGTCGCGTTGATGGCGACGGCCTTTGCGTCCCGTCGCGCGTTGGAGGCGCTAAGTTAA
- the lpdA gene encoding dihydrolipoyl dehydrogenase: MANYDVIIIGSGPGGYVSAIRCAQLGLKTACVEGRDTLGGTCLNVGCIPSKALLHASHMLHEAEHNFAAMGLKGKSPSVDWKQMLTYKADTIGQNTKGIEFLFKKNKVDWLKGWASIPEAGKVKVGDEVHEAKNIIIASGSEPASLPGVEVDEKIVVTSTGALELNKIPKKLVVIGAGVIGLELGSVYSRLGSEVTVVEFMDAVTPGMDAEVQRTFQKLLTKQGLTFVMGAAVQKTETAKGKAKVHYKLRKDDSEHVLEADAVLVATGRKPFTDGLGLDALGLEISKRGQIKVGADWQTNIKGIYAIGDVIDGPMLAHKAEDEGMAAAEQIAGKHGHVNYSVIPGVIYTHPEVANVGETEETLKDAGRAYKVGKFSFMGNGRAKANFAGDGFVKILADKDSDRILGAHIVGPAAGDLIHEICVAMEFGASAEDLAMTCHAHPTYSEAVREAALACGSGAIHA; the protein is encoded by the coding sequence ATGGCCAACTACGACGTTATCATCATCGGCTCAGGCCCCGGCGGCTATGTCAGCGCAATTCGCTGTGCGCAGCTTGGACTGAAAACAGCATGTGTCGAAGGGCGCGACACTTTGGGTGGCACCTGCTTGAATGTAGGGTGTATCCCATCCAAAGCCCTGCTGCACGCCAGCCACATGCTACACGAAGCAGAACACAATTTTGCGGCCATGGGTCTGAAAGGGAAAAGCCCTTCGGTCGATTGGAAACAGATGTTGACGTACAAGGCAGATACCATCGGCCAAAACACAAAAGGCATAGAATTTTTGTTTAAAAAGAACAAGGTAGACTGGTTGAAAGGCTGGGCTTCGATCCCGGAAGCCGGAAAAGTGAAAGTCGGCGATGAGGTGCACGAAGCCAAAAACATCATCATCGCGTCCGGCTCGGAACCTGCTTCACTGCCGGGTGTTGAAGTCGATGAAAAGATCGTGGTCACGTCGACAGGGGCACTGGAACTTAACAAAATACCCAAGAAACTCGTAGTGATCGGGGCCGGTGTTATCGGCCTTGAACTGGGCAGCGTGTATTCCCGCCTTGGCTCCGAAGTCACCGTGGTTGAATTCATGGATGCCGTGACCCCGGGAATGGACGCTGAAGTCCAGCGCACCTTCCAAAAGCTGCTGACAAAACAGGGGCTGACATTTGTGATGGGTGCGGCCGTGCAGAAAACGGAAACAGCCAAAGGCAAAGCGAAGGTACATTACAAACTGCGAAAAGATGACAGCGAACATGTGCTGGAAGCCGATGCAGTTTTGGTTGCCACAGGACGCAAACCCTTCACCGATGGTCTGGGACTTGATGCTTTAGGGCTTGAGATCAGCAAACGTGGCCAGATTAAAGTGGGCGCAGACTGGCAAACAAACATCAAAGGCATCTACGCCATCGGTGACGTCATTGACGGCCCAATGTTGGCGCACAAAGCCGAAGACGAAGGTATGGCAGCAGCCGAACAGATTGCCGGCAAACATGGCCACGTAAACTATTCTGTCATTCCGGGTGTCATTTACACCCATCCAGAGGTGGCCAATGTCGGCGAAACAGAAGAAACGCTAAAAGACGCGGGGCGCGCCTATAAAGTGGGCAAGTTCAGCTTCATGGGCAATGGTCGGGCCAAAGCGAATTTCGCAGGTGACGGCTTTGTCAAAATTCTGGCTGACAAGGACAGCGATCGCATTTTGGGCGCACATATCGTTGGCCCTGCTGCTGGGGATCTGATCCACGAGATTTGCGTGGCAATGGAATTTGGCGCGTCTGCCGAAGACCTAGCAATGACGTGTCACGCGCATCCGACATACTCCGAAGCGGTACGAGAAGCCGCTTTGGCCTGCGGCAGTGGTGCAATCCACGCATAA
- a CDS encoding cell division ATP-binding protein FtsE, whose amino-acid sequence MIDLENVAYSYGGGELLSDISVKLAPGSFHFLTGPSGAGKTTFLKLCYGALLPTAGHVRVFDADVRGLDRDDVANVRRKIGVVHQDVQFLDHLPVADNIALPLTVSGKAADAHSADLSELMQWVGLTNRAAALPPELSGGERQRAAVARAVIMSPDVVLADEPTGNIDWEMSQRILKLLLELNKMGKTVLIATHDLSLIRAAKAEVQARVLRISNRRIQLAGADL is encoded by the coding sequence GTGATCGATCTTGAAAATGTGGCCTATAGCTACGGCGGCGGAGAGCTTTTGTCGGACATTTCCGTCAAACTGGCGCCGGGATCTTTCCACTTTCTGACAGGACCGTCCGGGGCCGGCAAAACGACGTTTTTGAAGCTGTGTTATGGTGCGCTGTTGCCAACAGCGGGACATGTGCGGGTGTTTGATGCAGATGTGCGTGGCCTTGATCGGGATGATGTTGCCAACGTACGCCGCAAGATCGGTGTTGTGCATCAGGATGTGCAGTTCTTGGATCATTTGCCGGTGGCCGACAACATTGCGCTGCCTCTGACCGTTTCGGGGAAGGCTGCCGATGCTCATTCCGCGGATCTGAGTGAACTGATGCAATGGGTTGGTCTGACAAACAGGGCCGCGGCATTGCCGCCCGAATTGTCGGGCGGGGAACGCCAACGTGCGGCGGTGGCGCGGGCCGTCATTATGTCCCCTGACGTGGTTTTGGCAGATGAGCCGACCGGCAACATCGATTGGGAAATGTCGCAGCGTATTCTCAAATTGTTGCTTGAGTTGAACAAAATGGGGAAAACCGTTTTGATCGCAACGCATGATCTGTCTTTGATCCGCGCTGCCAAGGCCGAAGTGCAAGCACGGGTTTTGCGCATTTCCAACCGTCGTATCCAATTGGCAGGGGCGGATTTGTGA
- a CDS encoding MAPEG family protein, whose product MTHELTALTLAGLLQVIQFVLMSVPANLELGTRQTLGNRDNLNFEGEVSPRTARLYRALNNHFEGLILFSIACVVVSVSAQSTTLTAVCAYTYLAARVLYVPAYAFGWTPWRSYIWMIGFSATFVMLAAALF is encoded by the coding sequence ATGACACATGAACTTACCGCTCTGACGCTGGCGGGCCTTTTGCAAGTGATACAGTTTGTATTGATGTCGGTGCCTGCAAATCTTGAATTGGGCACACGGCAAACACTTGGAAACCGCGACAATCTGAACTTTGAAGGCGAAGTCAGCCCGCGAACGGCCAGACTGTACCGCGCACTCAACAATCACTTCGAAGGTTTAATTCTGTTCTCGATCGCCTGTGTGGTTGTTTCTGTCAGTGCACAATCCACAACACTTACCGCCGTGTGCGCCTACACCTACCTTGCCGCACGCGTGCTCTATGTGCCGGCCTATGCATTTGGATGGACGCCTTGGCGTTCCTACATCTGGATGATCGGCTTTTCCGCAACTTTCGTGATGCTGGCGGCAGCACTCTTTTAA
- the odhB gene encoding 2-oxoglutarate dehydrogenase complex dihydrolipoyllysine-residue succinyltransferase encodes MTTEVRVPTLGESVTEATVATWFKKPGDAVAIDEMLCELETDKVTVEVPSPAAGTMGDIVAAEGETVGVDALLATIAEGGEAAAPAAPAAEQKPQADAPAPSGGDSLDVMVPTLGESVTEATVSTWFKAVGDSVAQDEMLCELETDKVSVEVPAPAAGVLAEISAPEGTTVDATAKLAVISSSGAVAAAPAAAPAPTGSSSSKDVEDAPSAKKAMAEAGVSRDQVTGTGRDGRVMKDDVAKAVAAAASAPAPVAAPRGPVSADDASREERVKMTRLRQTIAKRLKDSQNTAAMLTTYNEVDMTEVMALRNEYKDLFLKKHGVKLGFMSFFTKACVHALKEVPEVNAEIDGTDVVYKNFVHMGIAAGTPSGLVVPVIRDADAMSFAAIEKAIAEKGARARDGKLSMAEMQGGTFTISNGGVYGSLMSSPILNPPQSGILGMHKIQDRPMAIKGQVVIRPMMYLALSYDHRIVDGKGAVTFLVRVKEALEDPRRLLMDL; translated from the coding sequence ATGACAACTGAAGTACGGGTGCCCACATTGGGCGAAAGCGTCACGGAAGCCACTGTTGCCACATGGTTCAAGAAACCGGGTGATGCAGTCGCGATCGATGAAATGCTGTGTGAACTGGAAACAGACAAAGTCACCGTCGAAGTGCCAAGCCCCGCAGCAGGCACGATGGGCGACATCGTGGCTGCTGAAGGCGAAACAGTAGGCGTTGACGCGCTGCTGGCCACAATCGCCGAAGGTGGCGAAGCTGCCGCGCCCGCGGCCCCGGCCGCGGAACAAAAACCGCAAGCGGATGCGCCAGCGCCATCCGGTGGCGACAGTTTAGATGTTATGGTTCCCACTTTGGGAGAAAGCGTCACAGAAGCCACAGTTTCCACATGGTTCAAAGCCGTCGGAGACAGCGTCGCGCAAGATGAAATGCTGTGCGAACTTGAAACAGACAAAGTCAGCGTAGAAGTTCCTGCACCTGCTGCCGGCGTTCTGGCAGAAATTTCTGCCCCAGAAGGCACAACAGTGGATGCCACAGCCAAATTGGCAGTGATATCTTCCTCTGGTGCGGTTGCGGCGGCACCCGCTGCTGCCCCTGCGCCGACGGGATCCTCTTCGTCCAAAGACGTAGAAGATGCCCCGTCAGCCAAGAAAGCTATGGCCGAAGCTGGTGTATCGCGCGATCAAGTCACAGGTACAGGCCGCGATGGTCGTGTCATGAAGGATGACGTCGCAAAAGCCGTCGCCGCTGCGGCCTCCGCCCCGGCACCGGTTGCGGCCCCGCGCGGACCTGTGTCCGCAGATGACGCATCCCGCGAAGAGCGCGTCAAAATGACCCGCTTGCGTCAGACCATCGCCAAGCGTCTCAAAGACAGCCAAAACACAGCTGCCATGCTGACCACATACAACGAGGTCGACATGACCGAAGTGATGGCGCTGCGCAACGAATACAAAGACCTGTTTTTGAAAAAGCACGGTGTGAAACTTGGGTTTATGTCCTTCTTCACAAAGGCTTGTGTGCATGCTTTGAAAGAAGTGCCAGAGGTCAACGCCGAGATTGACGGAACCGATGTGGTATATAAAAACTTCGTGCACATGGGCATCGCCGCCGGTACGCCGTCCGGTCTTGTTGTGCCGGTGATCCGCGACGCCGACGCCATGAGCTTTGCCGCTATCGAAAAAGCTATTGCTGAAAAAGGTGCGCGGGCGCGTGACGGCAAATTGTCCATGGCGGAAATGCAAGGTGGCACCTTTACCATTTCCAACGGTGGTGTGTACGGATCGTTGATGTCTTCCCCAATCCTGAACCCCCCACAATCGGGCATTTTGGGCATGCACAAGATCCAGGATCGCCCTATGGCGATCAAAGGACAAGTTGTGATCCGCCCGATGATGTACCTCGCGCTTAGCTACGATCACCGCATCGTGGATGGCAAAGGGGCCGTCACCTTCCTTGTGCGTGTCAAAGAAGCACTGGAAGATCCGCGCAGGTTGCTGATGGACCTCTGA
- a CDS encoding L,D-transpeptidase family protein, translating to MKRIAVFAAIVVSLFFVVVISTSQPQTPPPAVAKQHQAHEVLVIKSTRELHLLRNGGTFKRYDVSLGAAPSGHKTQEGDERTPEGKYIIDWRNADSIAHLSLHISYPNSDDKARAAANDTAPGGNIMIHGLPNGWGWLNKLHLAWDWTDGCIAVTNKQMREIWAHVPNGTPITIVDAI from the coding sequence ATGAAACGCATCGCTGTTTTCGCCGCCATCGTTGTGAGCCTGTTTTTTGTTGTTGTCATCAGCACGTCACAGCCACAAACACCGCCACCGGCCGTCGCCAAACAACACCAGGCGCATGAGGTGTTGGTCATCAAATCAACGCGCGAGCTGCATCTTCTACGAAATGGAGGCACCTTTAAACGTTATGATGTTTCTCTTGGTGCCGCGCCAAGCGGTCACAAGACCCAAGAAGGCGATGAACGCACCCCCGAGGGCAAGTATATTATTGATTGGCGGAATGCAGATTCCATCGCGCATCTCAGTTTGCACATTTCCTACCCAAACAGCGACGACAAAGCCCGGGCTGCGGCCAACGATACAGCCCCCGGCGGAAACATAATGATCCACGGTCTTCCTAATGGCTGGGGATGGTTGAACAAGCTACACTTGGCTTGGGATTGGACAGACGGCTGCATAGCGGTCACAAATAAACAAATGCGTGAAATATGGGCACATGTACCCAATGGCACGCCCATCACGATAGTGGATGCAATATGA
- a CDS encoding sulfotransferase family 2 domain-containing protein, producing the protein MFPNPKPFFDQPPFSGQQRNRNLRLSAERYPDRLVDVRHAKRVMQRIVMPADGSWAYAENQKSATTSTYAALYELTFGVKLSAHMDENIADWADQSPQNLDKAQVFYQLAQFENSIEALDKAFRFSVIRNPVERAASSFHFICFTQKKSLRQFYADRVRMNVLGFDWDNDPYTQTGFSKFLHYVEQEAAMVRTAGRLADPHFRPQAMNMSLELLDPHLVFRVDDLAEGLDTLAHNLGRPALAQETSQARLNAQPERQTYTSEMALIERVYADDFEIYESASLQLRKDWTIPNRAL; encoded by the coding sequence GTGTTTCCGAACCCCAAACCCTTCTTCGACCAGCCACCGTTCAGCGGACAGCAACGCAACCGAAATCTTCGGTTGTCGGCTGAACGCTATCCCGACCGGCTGGTCGACGTGCGTCACGCAAAGCGTGTGATGCAAAGGATTGTTATGCCAGCCGATGGCTCATGGGCCTATGCGGAAAACCAAAAATCCGCAACAACGTCCACGTATGCCGCGCTTTATGAATTGACCTTCGGGGTCAAGCTAAGCGCCCATATGGATGAGAATATCGCCGATTGGGCTGATCAATCGCCTCAGAACCTAGATAAGGCGCAAGTTTTTTATCAATTGGCGCAATTCGAAAACAGCATAGAAGCTTTGGACAAAGCTTTTCGCTTTTCCGTGATCCGCAATCCGGTTGAACGCGCCGCTTCGTCTTTCCATTTTATTTGCTTCACCCAGAAAAAATCTCTTCGGCAGTTCTATGCAGATCGGGTTCGCATGAATGTTTTGGGGTTTGACTGGGACAACGATCCCTACACACAAACCGGGTTTTCGAAGTTCCTGCATTACGTGGAACAAGAAGCGGCAATGGTGCGCACAGCAGGGCGATTGGCCGATCCCCATTTTCGCCCTCAGGCGATGAACATGTCCCTTGAACTGCTTGATCCCCATCTGGTTTTTCGCGTCGATGATTTGGCTGAAGGGTTGGATACACTGGCGCACAATCTTGGGCGACCTGCCTTGGCACAGGAAACATCCCAGGCAAGATTGAACGCTCAGCCTGAACGCCAAACGTATACTTCGGAAATGGCATTGATCGAACGCGTCTACGCAGACGACTTTGAAATCTACGAAAGCGCGAGCCTGCAATTGCGCAAAGACTGGACCATCCCTAACCGCGCGCTTTGA
- a CDS encoding pyridoxamine 5'-phosphate oxidase family protein: MQFVNDIESLEALYGSVGVAATRKVARRMTPLYRKWIMASRLCVLSTVGPDGTDGSPRGDDGPVVAELDPGTLAMPDWRGNNRLDSLRNIVLDGHVSLMFVVPGSNNVVRVNGHAKLTTDAVLKARFEKKGRQPATVIVIEISEIYTQCARALMRAETWMRDDSADLPSVGDILAEMTDGEEGGAPYDQAWGSRAAQTMW, translated from the coding sequence ATGCAATTCGTCAATGACATTGAAAGCCTAGAAGCGCTTTACGGCTCTGTGGGCGTTGCCGCCACCCGCAAGGTTGCGCGGCGCATGACCCCTTTGTATCGCAAGTGGATCATGGCATCGCGCTTATGTGTGCTAAGCACCGTTGGGCCAGATGGTACCGATGGCAGCCCGCGCGGTGATGACGGCCCTGTCGTTGCCGAATTGGATCCGGGCACGCTGGCCATGCCGGATTGGAGAGGCAATAACCGGTTGGATTCGCTGCGTAATATTGTGTTGGATGGCCATGTATCTTTGATGTTCGTGGTGCCGGGGTCGAACAATGTGGTGCGCGTCAACGGGCATGCTAAACTGACAACAGATGCAGTGTTGAAAGCCCGTTTTGAGAAGAAGGGCAGACAACCTGCCACCGTCATCGTGATCGAAATCTCGGAAATTTACACCCAATGTGCCCGCGCATTGATGCGTGCCGAAACATGGATGCGCGACGATAGCGCAGATTTGCCAAGCGTCGGAGACATTCTTGCGGAAATGACCGATGGGGAAGAAGGCGGTGCGCCTTACGATCAAGCATGGGGTTCACGTGCCGCGCAAACCATGTGGTAA